From Rutidosis leptorrhynchoides isolate AG116_Rl617_1_P2 chromosome 3, CSIRO_AGI_Rlap_v1, whole genome shotgun sequence, a single genomic window includes:
- the LOC139901080 gene encoding thaumatin-like protein 1b gives MGKIVVSVLSESRFEFAFTLHQAPQIRLHIQNDPPTFSFFRGKKHVRSSVLTVKNNCNFAIAPCFQTSSGNQVTTGFELGPGDSNSVDISASWSGRVWARYGCSNDGETFSCASGDCGSGQVTCNGAGGAPPVTLAEFTIPGSSSTDFYDVSNVDGFNLPLSITAQGAGCPSTDCSADINAQCPSDLAVVDGSGTTIGCKSACLAFNSDQDCCRGAFATSETCPPSDKSNFFKALCPMSYSYAFDDSSSTFTCATGDNYDITFCP, from the exons ATGGGAAAAATCGTAGTTTCAGTTTTATCCGaaagtcgttttgagtttgcgttcacactacaccaGGCCCCTCAAATTCGGCTTCATATACAAAACGACCCCCCAACTTTCTCCTTTTTTAGGGGtaaaaagc ATGTTAGATCATCGGTTTTAACGGTTAAAAACAATTGCAATTTTGCAATAGCACCATGCTTTCAAACCAGTTCAGGGAACCAAGTAACAACAGGGTTCGAATTAGGACCCGGAGATTCAAACAGTGTTGACATATCTGCATCATGGTCAGGTCGAGTTTGGGCTAGATACGGATGCTCAAATGATGGTGAAACATTTAGTTGTGCCAGTGGAGATTGTGGTTCGGGTCAAGTAACATGCAATGGTGCTGGTGGAGCCCCACCCGTAACCTTAGCCGAATTCACCATTCCAGGTTCAAGTTCAACAGACTTTTATGATGTTAGTAACGTTGACGGATTCAATCTGCCATTATCTATCACCGCACAAGGTGCTGGTTGTCCATCAACTGATTGTTCGGCTGATATTAATGCTCAATGTCCATCTGATCTTGCCGTGGTTGATGGATCCGGTACAACGATTGGATGTAAAAGCGCGTGTCTCGCATTTAACAGTGACCAAGATTGTTGCAGGGGTGCTTTCGCAACATCTGAAACATGTCCACCATCAGATAAATCAAACTTTTTTAAGGCACTTTGTCCTATGTCATACAGTTATGCTTTTGATGATAGTTCAAGCACTTTTACTTGTGCTACTGGTGATAATTATGACATTACATTTTGTCCATGA